From one Erinaceus europaeus chromosome 4, mEriEur2.1, whole genome shotgun sequence genomic stretch:
- the PKIB gene encoding cAMP-dependent protein kinase inhibitor beta isoform X2 — MRTDSPKMTDVESVITNFAYSARTGRRNAVPEVQGIAVTAETSALPPKLEALSLTEDAKEKGAGTTQDKLEKPPNEEK, encoded by the exons ATGAGGACAGATTCACCAAAAATGACTGATGTGGAGTCTGTGATCACCAATTTTGCCTATTCAGCAAGGACAGGTCGCCGCAATGCTGTACCAGAGGTCCAGGGTATAGCTGTGACTGCTGAAACTTCAGCATTGCCTCCCAAATTGGAGGCCCTCTCCTTGACAGAAG ATGCAAAGGAGAAAGGTGCAGGAACAACACAGGATAAACTGGAAAAGCCCCCAAATGAAGAAAAGTGA